Proteins encoded by one window of Rhodobacteraceae bacterium IMCC1335:
- a CDS encoding FCD domain-containing protein, translated as MKTIEPSLGSLAQRTYTTLRDAIINLQFKPGELIRKSELCASLGVSRSPISEAISRLAQEGLVEVFPQAGTYVARFSMDEIREGAFIREALELAAIERLGRQISQEQIVLLRRNIRIQEAFVADKDFQGFYGLDREFHQMLLAFTGFKKLTWFAETAWVNVDRARQLVLPVPGRVAETLTEHQAIFQALQRRNPAAARAAMQAHLGRLMSFLTPLEKEHPEFFLE; from the coding sequence TTGAAAACCATAGAGCCATCGCTAGGCTCTTTAGCGCAACGCACCTATACTACGCTGCGTGATGCGATCATCAATCTGCAATTCAAACCCGGAGAGTTGATCCGAAAAAGTGAATTATGCGCCAGCTTGGGGGTGTCACGCTCGCCGATTTCTGAAGCCATAAGCCGGCTTGCTCAAGAGGGGCTTGTGGAGGTGTTTCCACAAGCGGGCACCTATGTGGCGCGTTTTTCTATGGATGAAATCAGGGAAGGGGCGTTTATTCGCGAGGCATTAGAGCTTGCCGCGATAGAACGGCTGGGCCGTCAAATTTCGCAGGAGCAGATCGTGCTATTGCGGCGCAATATCCGCATCCAAGAGGCTTTTGTGGCGGATAAGGATTTTCAAGGGTTTTACGGGTTAGATCGTGAATTCCATCAAATGCTTTTGGCATTTACCGGTTTTAAGAAATTGACATGGTTCGCCGAAACCGCGTGGGTGAATGTGGATCGCGCGCGACAGCTTGTTCTGCCGGTGCCGGGGCGGGTTGCGGAAACCTTGACGGAACATCAGGCTATTTTTCAGGCCCTGCAACGGCGTAATCCAGCGGCTGCTCGCGCGGCGATGCAGGCGCATTTGGGCAGATTGATGTCCTTTTTGACGCCATTGGAAAAAGAACATCCTGAATTCTTTTTAGAATAA
- a CDS encoding aldo/keto reductase: MLNTRHWDRHKTGGLHFTELGFGTAPLGNLYKAISDSEARATLDQAWDSGMRYFDTAPLYGLGLSETRLNGFLRDKPRDQYLLSSKVGRIMKPCAPEARTGLGKWFEVPQRQEHYDYSYDGVMRSVEFSLERLGVSRIDILYVHDLCVFTHGSKQASDAKIDSFFDEKGYAAMLELRDQGVIKAIGGGVNEWEVCQTLAERGDFDLFLLAGRYTLLEQEALESFLPLCEARGIGIVTGGPYNSGILATGAVPGAYYNYDPAPAYIMEKVAKIEVICAQFNVPIIAAALQFPLLHNTHVAVIPGGQSAEQTRSNIAALECDIPSELWTSLKSAGLMHPDAPTGLPK, from the coding sequence ATGCTTAACACGCGTCACTGGGATCGGCATAAAACCGGCGGTTTGCATTTCACCGAATTAGGCTTTGGCACCGCGCCATTGGGGAATTTATACAAAGCGATTTCTGACTCTGAAGCGCGCGCAACATTGGATCAAGCTTGGGATAGCGGCATGCGCTATTTTGATACAGCCCCCCTTTATGGGCTGGGCCTAAGCGAAACCAGATTGAATGGCTTTTTACGCGATAAACCGCGGGATCAGTATCTTTTGTCAAGCAAAGTCGGGCGGATTATGAAACCCTGCGCTCCTGAAGCGCGCACGGGGCTGGGAAAATGGTTCGAGGTGCCCCAGCGCCAAGAACACTATGATTATTCTTATGACGGGGTCATGCGCTCGGTAGAGTTTTCGCTCGAGCGGCTTGGCGTTAGCCGCATTGATATTTTATATGTCCATGACTTATGCGTTTTCACCCATGGATCAAAACAGGCCTCGGATGCAAAGATCGACAGTTTTTTTGATGAAAAAGGCTATGCGGCGATGCTTGAACTGCGCGATCAGGGCGTCATCAAAGCCATTGGGGGCGGTGTGAATGAATGGGAAGTATGCCAAACCTTGGCCGAGCGGGGTGATTTTGATCTCTTCTTATTGGCCGGGCGCTATACGCTGTTAGAGCAGGAGGCCTTGGAAAGCTTTTTACCGCTCTGCGAAGCGCGCGGAATCGGCATCGTTACAGGGGGGCCTTATAATTCGGGTATTCTGGCAACCGGAGCCGTGCCAGGCGCATATTACAACTATGATCCAGCCCCCGCCTATATAATGGAGAAAGTTGCCAAAATCGAGGTAATTTGCGCGCAATTTAACGTTCCTATTATCGCCGCAGCGCTCCAGTTTCCGCTCTTGCACAATACGCATGTGGCGGTGATTCCCGGTGGCCAAAGCGCAGAGCAAACGCGCTCGAACATTGCGGCTTTGGAATGTGATATTCCAAGCGAACTTTGGACCAGCTTAAAATCCGCCGGGCTGATGCACCCAGATGCACCAACAGGATTGCCAAAATGA
- a CDS encoding M20/M25/M40 family metallo-hydrolase: protein MLVPGLSGYEERVAGYLKKQLHALGLSTRSDRLGNLLVQFPGSGPKVMLFTHMDQLGFVVRKIETDGFLRVERLGGVPERALAGQPVLVCVGEGRDVAGVFANKSHHATLPEEKYKVLPYSEMYIDLGFSSAADVRAAGINIGSPVVYFPKTQALSADRVAGTSIDDRAGCAVLLEVARHLAERTAGPPVDIVFTVQEEFNLRGALPMAQQLYPDIAIQLDLILATDTPDMQGRGDVALGAGPAMSMFSFHGRGTLNGVIPHPSLVALFDRVAQELSLPLQRSAHIGALTDLSYVQLVGEGVAALDLGFPMRYSHSPSELCDLNDLAGLSRLLIAGLQRIDPAFSLLRGE from the coding sequence ATGCTGGTGCCGGGCCTGTCGGGCTATGAAGAGCGTGTGGCAGGCTATCTGAAAAAGCAATTGCATGCGTTGGGGCTTTCAACGCGCAGTGATAGGTTGGGAAATCTATTGGTTCAGTTTCCAGGAAGCGGGCCCAAGGTGATGTTATTCACGCATATGGATCAATTAGGATTCGTGGTGCGCAAAATAGAGACTGATGGGTTTTTGCGTGTTGAGCGTTTGGGCGGCGTGCCCGAGCGCGCATTGGCAGGGCAACCGGTCTTGGTCTGCGTTGGCGAGGGGCGCGATGTTGCTGGCGTTTTTGCAAATAAAAGCCATCATGCCACCTTGCCCGAAGAAAAGTATAAAGTTCTACCATATTCCGAGATGTATATCGATTTGGGATTTAGTTCGGCCGCTGACGTTAGGGCGGCAGGCATCAATATTGGCAGCCCGGTTGTTTATTTTCCCAAAACGCAGGCGTTAAGCGCCGACCGGGTGGCTGGAACCAGCATTGATGATCGGGCGGGCTGCGCGGTTTTGTTAGAAGTTGCGCGACATTTGGCCGAGCGCACAGCCGGACCGCCCGTGGATATTGTGTTCACCGTTCAAGAAGAATTTAACCTGCGCGGGGCTTTGCCCATGGCGCAACAGCTTTACCCTGATATTGCAATCCAGCTTGATCTTATCTTGGCGACCGACACGCCTGATATGCAGGGGCGCGGCGATGTGGCTTTGGGCGCCGGCCCGGCGATGAGCATGTTTTCCTTTCATGGGCGCGGCACACTGAACGGGGTTATACCGCACCCAAGCTTGGTGGCGCTTTTTGATCGCGTTGCGCAGGAACTTTCGCTGCCTTTGCAGCGCAGCGCGCATATTGGCGCCTTAACTGACCTGTCTTATGTGCAGCTGGTGGGCGAAGGGGTGGCCGCTTTGGATCTGGGTTTTCCGATGCGATATTCACATTCGCCCTCTGAGCTGTGTGATCTAAATGATTTAGCGGGGTTGAGCAGGCTTTTGATCGCGGGTTTGCAGCGCATTGATCCAGCGTTTTCATTGCTGCGGGGAGAATAG
- a CDS encoding amidohydrolase family protein, producing MIIDAHQHFWQPLRGDYGWMPEDNPTLNRAYAPKDLLPILTRHNIGGTILVQAAPSVEETEYMLGLADGCDAILGVVGWVDFETPSQRQTLARLSQHPKFLGVRPMIQDIPDVNWMLRSDIQWAFESICQLDLSFDALGFPQHLPNFLTLAKRYPEMRTVYDHCMKPQIRDAMAGQDAFTEWAEGITALANIGSGYCKLSGLITEAGEGWTKADLKPFSDHILQSFGPDRVMWGSDWPVCRLQGEYNVWLSAAQSLTAHLTPLEQGKVFGQNARNFYHLR from the coding sequence ATGATCATTGATGCGCATCAACATTTTTGGCAGCCCTTGCGCGGCGATTACGGCTGGATGCCCGAAGATAACCCAACGCTGAACAGAGCCTATGCCCCAAAAGACCTGTTACCGATCCTGACGCGGCACAATATTGGCGGCACCATCCTGGTTCAGGCGGCCCCCAGTGTGGAAGAAACCGAATATATGCTAGGCTTGGCAGATGGCTGCGATGCGATTTTGGGCGTCGTTGGCTGGGTCGATTTTGAAACCCCCAGCCAACGCCAAACGCTCGCACGATTATCGCAGCATCCAAAGTTTTTGGGGGTGCGCCCGATGATCCAAGATATACCCGATGTCAATTGGATGCTCAGATCGGATATCCAATGGGCCTTTGAAAGCATTTGCCAGCTTGACCTGAGCTTTGATGCACTTGGATTTCCCCAACATTTGCCAAATTTTTTAACGCTGGCGAAACGGTATCCTGAAATGAGAACGGTCTATGACCATTGTATGAAGCCGCAAATTCGCGATGCCATGGCCGGGCAAGACGCGTTCACAGAATGGGCTGAGGGGATCACCGCCCTGGCCAATATTGGCAGCGGATATTGCAAATTATCAGGTTTAATCACCGAAGCGGGCGAGGGCTGGACAAAAGCCGATTTAAAACCGTTCTCCGATCACATATTGCAAAGCTTTGGGCCTGATCGCGTGATGTGGGGCTCGGACTGGCCAGTCTGCCGCCTACAAGGCGAATATAACGTATGGCTTAGCGCAGCCCAAAGCCTTACCGCGCATTTAACGCCGCTCGAGCAGGGGAAGGTTTTTGGGCAAAATGCCCGAAATTTTTATCACTTGCGATAA
- a CDS encoding ribokinase, translating to MTRLCVLGALHWDVLVQAPNLPQRDETVRGSAVAYDFGGKGGNQAVAAQRNGANTYFVGRLGQDEFGKSLLRVLQESGLDLSQLQQDPGASGMSVAILEAGGEYGAVIVSEANLRIDAAQVSLDAETGLLLLQNEIPEAINLALAQRARANGSEVWLNAAPAREIGPALMEQLDVVIMNRVEAQFYQAFFSNPAYQRLTKIITKGADGLDLILPDGACQSFPAFEVPSLSSHGAGDVFVGALAAQRLAQIPWETALRYAQAAAALHVATPRRQRAAITPGDIKALMQKGAL from the coding sequence GCCCAATTTACCGCAGCGCGATGAAACGGTGCGCGGCAGTGCCGTGGCGTATGATTTTGGCGGTAAAGGGGGCAATCAGGCGGTTGCGGCGCAACGCAATGGCGCCAATACTTATTTTGTAGGCCGCCTTGGCCAAGATGAGTTTGGCAAGAGTTTATTGCGCGTTTTGCAAGAGTCTGGCTTGGATCTGTCGCAATTGCAGCAGGATCCGGGGGCCAGTGGGATGAGCGTGGCAATTCTGGAGGCGGGCGGCGAATACGGCGCGGTGATCGTCTCTGAAGCCAATTTGCGGATTGACGCAGCGCAAGTGTCGCTTGACGCGGAGACTGGCCTGCTTTTGCTGCAAAATGAAATTCCCGAGGCAATCAATTTGGCACTTGCGCAACGCGCGCGCGCAAACGGCAGCGAGGTTTGGCTGAATGCTGCGCCAGCCCGCGAGATTGGGCCGGCGCTGATGGAACAGCTGGATGTGGTGATTATGAACCGTGTCGAAGCGCAATTCTATCAAGCCTTTTTTTCTAACCCTGCCTATCAGAGATTAACTAAGATCATAACCAAAGGGGCGGATGGGCTTGATTTGATTTTGCCCGATGGCGCCTGTCAAAGTTTTCCTGCTTTTGAGGTGCCGTCTTTGTCTTCGCATGGGGCAGGGGATGTTTTTGTTGGCGCCTTGGCGGCGCAGCGGCTTGCGCAGATCCCTTGGGAAACCGCGCTTAGATATGCCCAAGCTGCCGCGGCGCTGCACGTCGCCACACCGCGGCGTCAGCGTGCGGCGATCACCCCTGGCGACATCAAAGCCCTTATGCAGAAAGGCGCGCTTTAG
- a CDS encoding ABC transporter permease subunit, which translates to MSAQIFKDSKSDLAFRPSWMVNRAVIYGVLILWALICLFPIYWTLTTSFKAAPDVMKGNLVPWWDFTPKWLGMRSLGLSPETIFQESTVREEFLKRFWNSTIAATGSSALAVILGSCTAYGLSRFNYRFGFMRNSDISFFFLSQLILPPVVLALPFLVLYKELDLLDTRIGLIGLYTLTVLPIVIWIMRDQFGSIPVELEEAALVDGLSIWGAFVTIILPIALPGMVASFIIALVLTWNEYFFAALLTSSHAKTLPVMVASQTGSQGISWWSMAALSFAAILPLIVIGIVLERFIIKGMAAGAVK; encoded by the coding sequence ATGAGCGCGCAAATTTTCAAAGATAGCAAGTCAGATTTGGCCTTCCGGCCCAGTTGGATGGTGAATCGGGCGGTGATTTATGGGGTTTTGATCCTGTGGGCTTTGATTTGTTTGTTTCCGATCTATTGGACACTAACCACCAGCTTCAAAGCGGCCCCCGATGTGATGAAGGGCAATCTGGTGCCTTGGTGGGATTTCACCCCAAAATGGCTTGGCATGCGCTCGCTGGGATTATCGCCCGAAACCATATTCCAAGAAAGCACTGTACGCGAAGAATTCTTAAAACGATTTTGGAATTCAACCATCGCAGCAACCGGATCCTCAGCCTTGGCGGTGATTTTAGGCAGCTGCACCGCCTATGGCCTCAGCCGGTTTAATTATCGTTTTGGTTTTATGCGCAATTCCGATATTTCGTTTTTCTTTCTATCGCAATTGATTTTGCCACCGGTCGTCTTGGCACTACCCTTCCTAGTTTTATACAAAGAGCTCGATTTGCTGGATACGCGTATTGGGTTGATCGGGCTGTATACGCTTACAGTTTTACCAATCGTGATCTGGATTATGCGGGATCAGTTTGGCTCAATCCCCGTTGAACTGGAAGAGGCCGCGCTGGTGGATGGGCTTTCCATATGGGGCGCGTTTGTCACGATTATTCTGCCTATCGCTTTGCCCGGCATGGTGGCCTCGTTCATCATTGCGCTGGTTTTGACGTGGAATGAATATTTCTTTGCAGCATTGCTCACTTCTTCGCATGCCAAAACCCTGCCCGTTATGGTGGCTAGCCAAACCGGGTCTCAAGGCATTTCCTGGTGGTCAATGGCCGCGCTGTCCTTCGCAGCGATTTTACCCTTGATCGTGATCGGTATTGTACTTGAACGGTTTATCATCAAGGGCATGGCCGCCGGCGCGGTGAAGTGA
- a CDS encoding BtpA/SgcQ family protein, with protein MTRFSRLFQKPKPVIAMVHLGALPGSPLYDADGGLEGLLSAARADLMALQAAGVDAVMFGNENDRPYEFNVDPASTATAAYVIGQLRAEITVPFGVNMLWDPRASVALGAATGAAFIREIFTGTYASDMGFWAPDAGDAMRYRDRLGRSDMLMLFNISAEFAHSLDQRSLPDRARSAVFSSIPDAVLVSGQITGEAAALSDLEAVKAILPDTPVLANTGVKHETVAEVLRVADGCIVGSSLKHDGDTWNSVDPARALDFMDRVRVLRGRM; from the coding sequence ATGACACGATTTTCTAGGCTGTTTCAAAAGCCCAAACCGGTGATTGCAATGGTGCATCTGGGGGCTTTGCCTGGCAGCCCTCTTTATGATGCTGACGGAGGGCTTGAGGGGCTTTTAAGCGCCGCGCGCGCCGATTTGATGGCGCTGCAAGCGGCTGGTGTTGATGCGGTGATGTTTGGCAATGAAAATGATCGCCCCTATGAGTTTAACGTGGATCCTGCCTCAACGGCCACGGCGGCCTATGTGATCGGGCAGTTGCGCGCCGAAATTACGGTGCCTTTTGGCGTGAATATGCTGTGGGATCCACGTGCTTCGGTGGCGCTAGGGGCGGCAACCGGCGCCGCGTTTATACGCGAGATTTTCACCGGGACCTATGCGTCTGATATGGGATTTTGGGCGCCAGATGCGGGCGATGCAATGCGTTATCGTGATCGCCTTGGGCGCTCGGATATGCTGATGCTGTTCAATATTTCGGCAGAGTTTGCGCATTCTCTTGATCAGCGCTCTTTGCCCGATCGTGCCCGCAGCGCCGTGTTTTCTTCGATTCCCGATGCGGTTTTAGTCAGCGGTCAAATCACCGGAGAGGCCGCCGCCCTGTCCGATCTTGAGGCGGTGAAAGCCATTTTGCCCGACACCCCTGTTTTGGCCAATACAGGGGTAAAACACGAGACGGTGGCTGAAGTGCTTCGGGTGGCAGATGGCTGCATTGTCGGTTCTTCGTTAAAACACGATGGCGATACTTGGAACAGCGTTGATCCTGCACGGGCCTTAGATTTTATGGATCGCGTCAGAGTTTTAAGGGGGCGCATGTGA